The Athalia rosae chromosome 4, iyAthRosa1.1, whole genome shotgun sequence DNA segment CAATACTGCAgcgttaaaaaatttagaaaaaaaaaaaatcgatgggaAATCCAATCACTTTCATATACCTGTGTTATATGATTACACGAAATGACCTGCCAATTTGGATCATTGGTGCCAATTTCTAAAAGAAATGATCAATAATATTGCGAAACTCTTGGCAATCGatcatatgaaaataaaaatattgaataaaaataataataagtaatTGAAGACTCACCCTGTCTTCTGCGCCCTTGGACCATCCCCAAGCCGTAAGAACGAAGGGGTCGTTTACGGAAACGCAGATAATTTCTTCGTAACCTTTTCGCCTGAGTTCGTCCGATCTAGGGGTTGAATCGAATTCAAAGTACATACGCATTGGAAATACATTCTGCGTGATATGATTTTACGGATTATACTTTTCGATAAAACCTCTGAGATGAACGCGAGAGCAACCAGGTACGAAGGCGCCAGGTACCCCGAATATTATCGCTTTTTTATCCGCCACGAGTTCAGATATGTCTGTCTCCTTCTCCGGGATTTCTTCGTATAAAATAAGGCTGGGTATCTTATCGCCGATTTTAATTTCGCTCATAATACTTGTTCGATAATCCGACTTGGGTATCTCGGAAAAAGGTAGTTCCTAAACCTGAAAGTGGggtacagaaatttttttgaacatcgcaaaaattgtcaaatttgACGGATAATTCAGAGGTTGAAATTAGCTCGGTGGCCCGCGCTATTCGCTTATTTACctcgtgaataaataatcgatcgattgacgaATGTACGTCACGTGTGTAATTTGTTTGTGTTTGAACGTAAGTttgttccaattttcttcttttttctattccgtcTCGTCGAGGATCCATAATTACACCTATTCAGGGCATTTTCTGCGGTATATTAGTCTCGACGATGGCGGTTAACCAGCATCTTCGTAAATACCGCAAATTACAGAACGTCTAGCTTACGTCTAATGTCAACTACACCGACATTCAATTTCTTTAAttgtttgttcattcattACTCGCAAAGAAGATTCAAGTTTCTGCAGTACAAGTATTTCTATTAATAAACTTGCGAGGAGCCAAGAGGTAAACGATTACTCTGCACTTTggatttgtttatttataatcGTCGCGCGatcattgttgttgttgttgtcacAGCTGATACCCATCTATTTATATTACAGGTTTTGTGGCGTGTACCGCAACGAATCCGATATGGTTTGTTAAGACGAGGTTACAGCTGGACCACCATGCGAATAGAATATCAGCTCTGGAATGCGTACGAACGATATACCAACAATCGGTGAGTTGTACGCGCCATTTTAAGTATCTGGTATATCTTACGTACGCGTATGATtaagtttttcaattaaacaCAACCTTTCCTTTACGTTCAAACTCCAACTTGGAATGATAATAGTAacggaaaatgagagaaaaaactcTTTTATTATAAGAAATCTAGATCACTCCACGCACTGGTAGGTCTTCGATTGCGAAAGCAATCGGTATATTCTTCGAAATTGCGAGTGGAAATCAatcgttatttcattcatcAAAGATCTGGTCCAGCTGATCGTCGACTTCGCGGGACTAATTAATTGGATGTCTGATAGAATCGCCACTACAAACATCGCGACGTTGCGTTGTCATTGTTTTTGTTGCCGTTGTTACGTCTGCCAAGAATCTATTTGCTCCATgttttattccgattttatttttatcactcctgtttttttttttttctccttttttttctatcgaactgaaaaaatttcaggttCCATGCAGAGGTAGAAGATATAGCTAATGCCGAAATGAATGGCGCGgaatgtatgaataaaatatgaatgtATAAACGAATGTAATCTGCCAATTATTTATATGTAGGAATATAAGTGTTTTCGAATCGTTGTTGAGCGACACACCAAATGATACTTGAAAAATCCGCTTATATTGCACAAACAAGTTTCAAGATGGATTCTATGCGCTCTGAATAGAAATGCttattctgaaaataaaacgaaccgTAAGTCTCGCTGCGACAAACAAGACTATACGCTATCGTTAAAACGTGTTGGCTAATGAAACTGAGCCAACTAAAATgatattataggtatgtgaACAACGCGTAGCGCGCCCATGTATGTACTATATTTAGATTTGATATGCAAATTTAGATTAACATCGAATTAATATATGATGTGTGAGTCAAGGCGTAGTGATCCATTAACTAGACGCCAAAATATGACCTTATACCATTTTtcgtaaatgaaaatattgcggtgacaaatataaattgtaaaaaaaaatttacgcgtTTCGTGAACTTTATCTCCTTTATCGAATCTTCGCGAGTATATCATTTTATCGTATATACttgtattatataataacaTCGGGCAATTTGTCTCGTCGCAGACCGATGGGGATTCAATTATAACGATGTCGTATCCTTCGCAGTGCTTCTCATTTTCCATCTGCATAGTCTGTCTGTCTATCTATATTTACAATGTATTTAggtgtacgttacgtacgcacAACGCTGTGATAATGAATTCCATACACAGTTAATGGAAGAGACAAGCAGCGTGCAGCTCGAATCTCGTTTCTTGTCTCGATCATCACGAAGTAGACACGTGTAGAGCTTTCTATTGGCTCCTTATCATAGTCGTATTAGGAACCCACGTAACAGGTAATAAC contains these protein-coding regions:
- the LOC105686379 gene encoding peroxiredoxin-5, mitochondrial-like, with amino-acid sequence MSEIKIGDKIPSLILYEEIPEKETDISELVADKKAIIFGVPGAFVPGCSRVHLRGFIEKSDELRRKGYEEIICVSVNDPFVLTAWGWSKGAEDRVRLLADPMAKFTSAIGMGRKMPELGEVCRSRRYSMVTINGIVRELFTEEDNARLMCLGPKFCI